In a single window of the Streptomyces sp. NBC_00094 genome:
- a CDS encoding Tat pathway signal sequence domain protein, giving the protein MRKRALLATTLLAVSATLAATTQAGATGSTAGEVLTTGSAGGTAVAIGDVLSASLPTGTKARIATTQGGSTGITCSTSAFTATVTGNPAAPGTATESVTAHTLSSCTTNIIGATGVQSITVNNLPFSTAVVSGGALTVTAGAAGPIQTTLKINSILGLMTCVYRAGSLTATPSNTDNSLTFTDQLFTKVSGPGMCPANGYFSAKYGPVLDTSQAGSPAVFVN; this is encoded by the coding sequence ATGCGCAAGCGCGCTCTCCTCGCGACCACCCTCCTCGCCGTCTCCGCCACACTGGCCGCGACCACGCAGGCCGGGGCCACCGGCTCCACCGCCGGCGAGGTCCTGACCACCGGCAGCGCCGGCGGCACCGCCGTCGCGATCGGCGACGTCCTCTCCGCCTCGCTCCCCACCGGGACCAAGGCCAGGATCGCCACCACGCAGGGCGGCTCCACCGGCATCACCTGCAGCACCTCGGCGTTCACCGCCACCGTCACCGGCAACCCGGCCGCACCCGGCACCGCCACCGAGTCCGTCACGGCCCACACGCTCAGCAGCTGCACGACCAACATCATCGGCGCGACGGGCGTGCAGAGCATCACGGTGAACAACCTGCCGTTCAGCACCGCCGTCGTCTCCGGCGGGGCGCTCACCGTCACCGCGGGCGCCGCGGGCCCGATCCAGACCACCCTGAAGATCAACAGCATCCTCGGCCTGATGACCTGCGTCTACCGGGCCGGCAGCCTGACCGCCACGCCCTCCAACACCGACAACTCGCTCACCTTCACCGACCAGCTGTTCACCAAGGTCAGCGGCCCCGGCATGTGTCCGGCCAACGGCTACTTCTCGGCGAAGTACGGACCCGTCCTGGACACCAGCCAGGCCGGCAGCCCCGCCGTCTTCGTGAACTGA
- a CDS encoding carboxyl transferase domain-containing protein, translating to MTDTMTAREAIALVADDFTELPFTEAPLSGDGPIGWPGYAAAHGRAATRTGEDESVVCGTGTIGGVPTVVLSFEFGFLGGSIGERTGARAVAAHRLARARRLPVVVLPATGGSRMHEGMRALLQLQYLARESALTRAAGLAQIAVLRDPTTGGGWATLGAGSDVVLALTGAQVGFAGSRVRPPDADPAAYTAEAQLAHGHIDAVLTAGELRATLGRWLTLLTRPAEGPVPPPTALGATDTSPHLSGQEAVTRARHPDRPRAPAYLDAFFSLRAEISGDRCGGTDPGMTCGFGRRPDGRTVAYAAQCGTATRPAGFRTAARLIRLADRLGIPVLTLVDTPGAANDPEAERDGAGPAIAALFEAVATARTPLTSLLIGEGGSGGALALAAPDNTWATPDSYFSVIAPELAAAILKRTPEESATTADQLRLRPQDLLDLNVIRGIVRGPVRP from the coding sequence ATGACCGACACGATGACGGCACGCGAGGCGATCGCCCTCGTCGCCGACGACTTCACCGAACTCCCTTTCACCGAAGCCCCTTTGAGCGGTGACGGACCGATCGGGTGGCCGGGTTACGCCGCAGCCCACGGCCGCGCCGCGACCCGGACCGGCGAGGACGAGTCGGTGGTCTGCGGCACCGGAACGATCGGCGGGGTACCGACGGTGGTGCTCTCCTTCGAGTTCGGCTTCCTCGGCGGCTCGATCGGCGAGCGGACCGGCGCGCGGGCCGTCGCCGCCCACCGGCTGGCCCGCGCCCGCCGGCTGCCCGTGGTCGTGCTGCCGGCCACCGGCGGGAGCCGGATGCACGAGGGGATGCGGGCACTCCTGCAACTCCAGTACCTGGCACGCGAGTCGGCGCTCACACGGGCCGCCGGTCTGGCACAGATCGCGGTGCTGCGGGACCCGACGACCGGCGGCGGCTGGGCCACGCTCGGAGCCGGCTCCGACGTCGTACTCGCGCTGACCGGCGCGCAGGTCGGCTTCGCGGGCTCCCGGGTGCGCCCGCCGGACGCCGACCCCGCCGCGTACACCGCGGAGGCACAGCTCGCCCACGGCCACATCGACGCCGTCCTGACAGCGGGAGAGCTGCGCGCCACGCTCGGCCGCTGGCTCACGCTCCTCACACGTCCGGCCGAGGGCCCGGTCCCGCCCCCGACCGCGCTCGGCGCGACGGACACGTCGCCCCACCTGTCCGGGCAGGAGGCCGTGACGCGCGCCCGGCACCCCGACAGGCCCAGGGCACCCGCCTACCTCGACGCCTTCTTCTCGCTCCGAGCCGAGATCTCCGGCGACCGCTGCGGGGGCACCGACCCCGGCATGACCTGCGGCTTCGGCCGACGGCCCGACGGCCGCACCGTCGCGTACGCCGCCCAGTGCGGTACCGCCACCCGCCCCGCCGGATTCCGTACGGCAGCTCGCCTGATCCGGCTCGCCGACCGCCTCGGCATCCCGGTGCTCACCCTCGTCGACACCCCGGGAGCCGCCAACGACCCGGAGGCCGAGCGGGACGGAGCAGGCCCCGCCATCGCCGCCCTCTTCGAGGCCGTCGCCACCGCTCGCACCCCGCTCACGTCGCTCCTCATCGGCGAAGGCGGCTCGGGCGGCGCGCTCGCGCTCGCCGCCCCCGACAACACCTGGGCGACCCCGGACAGCTACTTCTCCGTCATCGCCCCCGAACTCGCGGCGGCCATCCTCAAACGCACTCCGGAGGAATCCGCCACCACCGCCGACCAACTCCGCCTACGCCCCCAGGACCTCCTCGACCTGAACGTCATCCGCGGCATCGTCCGGGGCCCGGTCCGCCCCTGA
- a CDS encoding NPCBM/NEW2 domain-containing protein gives MRRFACALSAVLVSTGTAMSLPVAPAAAESTADPYVIEVENMSLTNFATDTVNHTWNGTSVDHVTYARGASGQTSTARTTFDGIAGTYDIITRYNGKTASGVTYKISVNSTPVDSWATSQRYGRDYTDPVNIDTRTSSKVALKAGDTLELTATSAGEVPRVDRITIQAHVGPPTSSLTLDSPNATLNDGFTWGKNRALAMTFHPGNPMMGHEPEWWRLKNSTHTTVVPGYWGSYTNREAFYNRDISHQSDGAHALGLDAETYNMMRTFAGDADDPGQNGWPLWAHSSYGAMYYIDGTGFRELPSPFNLMTKAYKQYQWTGNADWINDPTLSAYYDSTMGSFLDSHEVRWNDADPSGEQPVSRKQPGEYTATFFEFPNENLVSAADSLGYQYQSMLAYAEILKAKGDNTASAKWAGRAQRVRDHFEANWWDATNNRYLRGKDAAGTGYSSWGHEASFLMMLTGLGDHGPRTSGYLDFIAANDDDLNVEATSYLPEMYYQYNRSSEGWSWLKKLMTGKNAYPEVSFLAVSSVIDGMMGVQPDAPHDKVATVSRLTSETPWVEIDHLKVGASDLKLKHTGTTGSTLTNNSGSTVTWEAQFYGTPATITVNGTARTPQTKSLYGKTVSYVTVPVTAGTSVTATTGAAGGDTTPPTAPTALTSSNVTSNSVDLTWTASTDDVGVTGYRIYNGTTLVGTSTGTRFTATGLSASTPYTFTVKAVDAADNVSAAGDSVAVTTAAGGSGQTADLSDLAWSEARSDFGTVRKDRSVDANPLRLNGTTYAKGIGTHANGTITYALNGTYTRFQSDIGVDDEVNANATVIFEVWGDGTRLYQSPTPMIPATATRTLDIDITGVTSLTLKVTDAGDGINSDHADWAAARLVR, from the coding sequence ATGCGCCGCTTCGCCTGCGCACTCTCCGCCGTACTCGTCTCGACCGGCACCGCGATGTCCTTACCCGTCGCACCCGCGGCGGCGGAGTCGACGGCGGATCCCTATGTGATCGAAGTCGAGAACATGTCGCTGACCAACTTCGCGACAGACACCGTGAACCACACCTGGAACGGCACGTCGGTCGACCACGTGACCTACGCACGCGGTGCGTCCGGACAGACCAGCACCGCCCGCACGACCTTCGACGGCATCGCCGGCACGTACGACATCATCACGCGCTACAACGGCAAGACCGCGAGCGGCGTGACGTACAAGATCTCCGTGAACTCCACGCCCGTGGATTCCTGGGCGACCTCTCAGCGGTACGGCCGCGACTACACCGACCCGGTGAACATCGACACCCGTACGTCGAGCAAGGTCGCGCTCAAGGCCGGTGACACCCTGGAGCTGACCGCCACGTCCGCCGGCGAGGTGCCGCGCGTCGACAGGATCACGATCCAGGCACACGTCGGGCCTCCGACCAGCTCGCTGACCCTCGACTCGCCGAACGCGACGCTGAACGACGGCTTCACCTGGGGCAAGAACCGGGCCCTGGCCATGACGTTCCACCCGGGGAACCCCATGATGGGACACGAACCCGAGTGGTGGCGCCTCAAGAACTCCACGCACACGACGGTGGTTCCCGGCTACTGGGGCAGCTACACGAACCGTGAGGCCTTCTACAACCGGGACATCTCCCACCAGTCGGACGGCGCGCACGCGCTCGGCCTGGACGCCGAGACGTACAACATGATGAGGACGTTCGCCGGGGATGCCGACGATCCGGGCCAGAACGGCTGGCCGTTGTGGGCGCACAGCTCCTACGGAGCCATGTACTACATCGACGGCACCGGATTCCGTGAACTGCCGTCGCCGTTCAACCTGATGACCAAGGCGTACAAGCAGTACCAGTGGACGGGCAACGCGGACTGGATCAACGATCCGACCCTTTCCGCGTATTACGACTCGACGATGGGTTCGTTCCTGGACAGCCACGAGGTGAGGTGGAACGACGCCGACCCGTCCGGCGAACAGCCGGTTTCGAGGAAGCAGCCCGGGGAGTACACGGCGACGTTCTTCGAGTTCCCCAACGAGAACCTCGTCTCCGCCGCCGATTCGCTCGGGTACCAGTACCAGTCGATGCTGGCCTACGCGGAGATCCTCAAGGCGAAGGGCGACAACACCGCCAGTGCGAAGTGGGCGGGCCGCGCGCAGCGGGTGCGCGACCACTTCGAGGCGAACTGGTGGGACGCGACGAACAACCGGTACCTCCGCGGCAAGGACGCCGCCGGCACGGGTTACAGCAGCTGGGGACACGAGGCCAGCTTCCTGATGATGCTCACGGGCTTGGGCGACCACGGCCCCAGGACCAGCGGCTACCTGGACTTCATCGCCGCCAACGACGACGACCTGAACGTCGAGGCGACCTCCTATCTGCCGGAGATGTACTACCAGTACAACCGGTCCTCGGAGGGCTGGTCCTGGCTCAAGAAGCTCATGACCGGCAAGAACGCCTATCCGGAGGTCTCGTTCCTCGCGGTCAGCAGCGTGATCGACGGCATGATGGGGGTTCAGCCGGACGCCCCGCACGACAAGGTGGCCACCGTCTCGCGGTTGACCTCCGAGACGCCGTGGGTGGAGATCGACCACCTCAAGGTCGGCGCCAGCGATCTGAAGCTCAAGCACACCGGTACGACGGGTTCCACGTTGACGAACAACTCGGGCTCCACCGTCACCTGGGAAGCCCAGTTCTACGGAACCCCCGCCACGATCACCGTGAACGGCACGGCGCGGACGCCGCAGACCAAGTCGCTGTACGGGAAGACCGTGTCCTACGTGACCGTCCCGGTGACCGCGGGGACATCCGTGACCGCGACCACCGGGGCCGCGGGTGGCGACACCACGCCCCCCACCGCGCCGACCGCCCTCACGTCGAGCAACGTGACGTCGAACAGCGTGGACCTGACGTGGACGGCATCGACCGACGACGTCGGCGTGACCGGCTACCGGATCTACAACGGCACCACGCTCGTCGGTACGTCGACGGGTACGCGCTTCACCGCGACGGGCTTGTCGGCCTCGACGCCGTACACGTTCACGGTGAAGGCGGTGGACGCCGCCGACAACGTCTCCGCGGCCGGCGACAGCGTCGCCGTCACCACCGCCGCCGGCGGAAGCGGACAGACGGCCGACCTCAGCGATCTCGCCTGGAGCGAGGCAAGGAGCGACTTCGGCACCGTCCGCAAGGACAGGAGCGTCGATGCCAACCCCCTCAGACTGAACGGCACCACGTACGCCAAGGGCATCGGCACCCACGCCAACGGCACCATCACCTACGCCCTCAACGGCACGTACACACGCTTCCAGTCCGACATCGGCGTCGACGACGAGGTCAACGCCAACGCCACGGTCATCTTCGAGGTCTGGGGCGACGGAACCAGGCTCTACCAAAGCCCCACCCCGATGATCCCGGCCACCGCGACCCGGACCCTCGACATCGACATCACCGGCGTGACCTCCCTGACCCTCAAGGTCACGGACGCCGGCGACGGCATCAACAGCGACCACGCCGACTGGGCCGCCGCCAGGCTGGTGCGATAA
- a CDS encoding DUF6114 domain-containing protein: MAPGHPRRLRRTFRLWRYHRPFGAGLTLALGGAEILVTQRASITVILTAGADSLVGYVLPVLMVICGLLVVLNPRQRLFYSVVGVLASLGSWVTSNLGGFVIGMMLGLVGSSLAFGWLPDRPRRRSWLRRRRQGTEAGSGTAATAGATSAPRPGV; the protein is encoded by the coding sequence ATGGCGCCCGGCCACCCCCGCCGCCTCCGGCGGACCTTCCGGCTCTGGCGGTACCACCGTCCGTTCGGCGCCGGCCTCACGCTCGCCCTGGGCGGCGCCGAGATCCTGGTGACCCAGCGGGCGAGCATCACCGTGATCCTCACGGCGGGGGCGGACAGCCTGGTGGGATACGTGCTGCCCGTCCTCATGGTGATCTGCGGGCTGCTCGTCGTCCTCAACCCGCGCCAGCGGCTCTTCTACTCGGTCGTCGGCGTCCTGGCGTCCCTGGGGAGCTGGGTCACCTCCAACCTGGGCGGGTTCGTCATCGGCATGATGCTGGGACTGGTCGGCAGCTCGCTCGCCTTCGGCTGGCTGCCCGACCGACCCCGACGCCGGTCCTGGCTCCGGCGCCGACGGCAGGGGACGGAAGCCGGGAGCGGGACGGCGGCGACGGCCGGCGCCACGTCGGCACCGCGGCCGGGCGTCTGA
- a CDS encoding TetR/AcrR family transcriptional regulator produces MTSAREAEEGLVLPGARSGREPERSLRPGPRRLTPEQVASRQRERLLDGVARTVAENGYAGARISDICRAAGVTRPVFYELFSGKEDAVIAAYRGGTQIVVRAMQRAYDEGGGAADWPASVRAGLRVLLTQLTQTPAFATMVVEIESVGPAGRRARAELLASFRRFFADAPPGPPWVARGELVDIVVGAVHAAVHRAVDEGRITDLPLLLDSLVHVVVAPFTRE; encoded by the coding sequence ATGACGAGTGCTCGCGAGGCCGAGGAGGGGCTCGTCCTGCCGGGGGCCCGTTCGGGCCGCGAACCGGAGCGCTCCCTGCGCCCCGGGCCGCGCCGGCTGACCCCCGAACAAGTGGCCTCCCGACAGCGGGAACGGCTGCTCGACGGAGTGGCCCGGACGGTCGCGGAGAACGGCTACGCCGGCGCGCGCATCAGCGACATCTGCCGGGCGGCCGGAGTGACCCGCCCGGTGTTCTACGAGCTGTTCTCCGGCAAGGAGGACGCCGTCATCGCCGCCTACCGGGGCGGCACCCAGATCGTGGTGCGCGCCATGCAGCGGGCGTACGACGAGGGGGGCGGCGCGGCGGACTGGCCGGCCTCCGTACGGGCCGGGCTAAGGGTGCTCCTGACCCAGCTCACGCAGACCCCCGCCTTCGCCACCATGGTGGTCGAGATCGAGTCGGTGGGGCCCGCGGGGCGCCGCGCCCGTGCCGAACTTCTGGCCAGTTTTCGACGGTTCTTCGCGGACGCGCCGCCGGGGCCACCATGGGTGGCGCGGGGCGAGCTGGTGGACATCGTGGTGGGAGCCGTCCACGCGGCGGTTCATCGCGCGGTCGACGAGGGACGGATCACCGATCTCCCTCTCCTGCTCGACAGTCTGGTGCATGTCGTCGTGGCTCCCTTCACCCGCGAATGA
- a CDS encoding DUF6230 family protein — protein sequence MAQSDTTQDNAHSPLPDDGSDRRGRVRFRRAALMGGPALAAAATLVVLTAQGALAAQFAISGMPFTVTADSLEGRGFGQFGGLDNMAEGSPNAGDTGGQILVIVTAIREAELTNLCQSVELGGTFLHITAGGKGTPVKASGLTTDSTEISGKVADFDNIEIGGDASTFEKPPVKGPLGVFGQQADTVRINDLRQTNYATTAVRFTLPDLHMRFSSKGC from the coding sequence ATGGCACAGTCCGACACCACCCAGGACAACGCGCACTCCCCCTTACCCGACGACGGCTCCGACAGACGCGGCCGGGTCCGCTTCCGACGCGCCGCGCTGATGGGCGGGCCCGCCCTGGCCGCGGCAGCCACCTTGGTCGTCCTGACCGCGCAGGGAGCCCTCGCCGCCCAGTTCGCCATCTCCGGCATGCCGTTCACGGTGACCGCCGACTCCCTGGAGGGCAGGGGCTTCGGGCAGTTCGGCGGCCTCGACAACATGGCCGAGGGGAGCCCCAACGCGGGCGACACCGGCGGTCAGATCCTGGTCATCGTCACCGCGATCCGCGAGGCCGAGCTCACCAACCTCTGCCAGAGCGTGGAGCTCGGCGGCACCTTCCTGCACATCACGGCGGGCGGCAAGGGCACTCCCGTCAAGGCCTCCGGGCTCACCACCGACTCCACGGAGATCTCCGGCAAGGTCGCCGACTTCGACAACATCGAGATCGGCGGCGACGCCAGCACCTTCGAGAAACCCCCGGTCAAGGGCCCGTTGGGCGTGTTCGGCCAGCAGGCCGACACCGTCAGGATCAACGACCTGCGGCAGACCAACTACGCCACGACCGCCGTCCGCTTCACCCTGCCCGACCTGCACATGCGCTTCAGCTCGAAGGGCTGCTGA
- a CDS encoding alpha/beta hydrolase translates to MADKPTIVLVHGFWGGAAHWSKVIVELHRRGYDKLHAVENPLTALADDAERTRKMIKQVDGPVVLVGHSYGGAVITEAGDLPNVKGLVYVAAFAPDAGESPGQITQEMPPAAFDNIVPDSDGYLWIKQEAFHDSFAQDLTQEEALVMAVTQKAPLASTFGDTVTAPAWRVKPCWYQVSTQDRMIHPDNERRMAQRMEPRKTIELDASHASLASRPVEVCDLIELAVRETAG, encoded by the coding sequence ATGGCAGACAAGCCCACGATCGTCCTCGTGCACGGATTCTGGGGCGGCGCCGCCCACTGGTCGAAAGTCATCGTCGAGCTCCACCGGCGGGGCTACGACAAGCTGCACGCCGTCGAGAACCCGCTCACCGCGCTCGCCGACGACGCCGAGCGCACCCGGAAGATGATCAAGCAGGTCGACGGGCCCGTGGTCCTCGTCGGGCACTCCTACGGCGGCGCCGTCATCACCGAGGCCGGTGACCTGCCGAACGTGAAGGGTCTGGTCTACGTCGCGGCGTTCGCCCCGGACGCGGGGGAGAGCCCGGGACAGATCACCCAGGAGATGCCGCCGGCCGCCTTCGACAACATCGTCCCCGACTCGGACGGCTACCTCTGGATCAAGCAGGAGGCCTTCCACGACAGCTTCGCCCAGGACCTGACCCAGGAGGAAGCGCTGGTCATGGCCGTCACCCAGAAGGCACCGCTGGCCTCCACCTTCGGCGACACGGTCACCGCCCCGGCCTGGCGGGTCAAGCCGTGCTGGTACCAGGTCTCGACCCAGGACCGCATGATCCACCCCGACAACGAGCGCCGCATGGCGCAGCGCATGGAGCCGCGCAAGACCATCGAGCTGGACGCGAGCCACGCCTCGCTCGCCTCCCGGCCGGTCGAGGTCTGCGACCTCATCGAGCTCGCCGTACGGGAGACCGCCGGCTGA
- a CDS encoding Crp/Fnr family transcriptional regulator, whose product MTNAAPKVSTLPPEHRERLMAFAEDVHFDSGHRLFEEQQHADRFWIVKTGAVTLDARVPGRGSPVIETLRHGELVGLSWLFPPYLCQSGAEAMTPVRAYEFDAPAVRSMCHTDAEFGASVTFWVGSILAHRLNVTRVRLLDLYAPHGSGIFA is encoded by the coding sequence ATGACCAATGCCGCGCCCAAGGTCAGCACGTTGCCGCCGGAGCACCGGGAGCGGCTGATGGCGTTCGCCGAGGACGTGCACTTCGATTCCGGTCACCGGCTGTTCGAGGAGCAGCAGCACGCCGACCGGTTCTGGATCGTGAAGACGGGTGCGGTGACGCTCGACGCCAGGGTGCCGGGCCGCGGGTCGCCGGTGATCGAGACCCTGCGCCACGGCGAGCTGGTCGGTCTCTCCTGGCTGTTCCCCCCGTATCTGTGCCAGTCGGGGGCCGAGGCGATGACGCCGGTGAGGGCGTACGAGTTCGACGCCCCGGCCGTCCGGTCGATGTGCCACACGGACGCGGAGTTCGGCGCCTCGGTCACGTTCTGGGTGGGGTCGATCCTGGCCCACCGCCTGAACGTGACCCGGGTCCGGCTCCTCGACCTGTACGCCCCCCACGGGAGCGGGATCTTCGCGTGA